The nucleotide sequence TGAAATCGACATTGCCGAGTCGCGCATGCAAGAAACTCGTAACGCCCGTGAGGATTACGGCGTGCACGATATCGGTTCCAACCATGACTTTGGGTGCGTAGGTGTAGAACAGCAAGAGCAGCATCATGATGATGCTGCCTGAACCGACCGAAGTCATGCCGACCAGGAAGCCGCCAAACAATCCGATGAAGCCCATGCCGACAAACGATTTCAGCGTAGGCTGCCGTTTCGCCATGTGTTCTTCGATGCGTCCCTGAAACAACAGCAGAGTCGGAATGCAAACCAGGAGTAATCCGACTGCGGACTTGATGAAGTCGTTGACTCCATCGCCATGCAAAACCCGTAGATGCTGAAGAAACGATACTCCAAGCAGCGAGCCGGGAATGCTGCCGCAAGCCATTGCCACTACGACCTTCCGGCGAACAGTACGGCGCGACAGATGAACGATGCTGGCAGGAATCTTAGTAAAGAAATTGAAGAGTGCGTCTGAACCGACGGCAATAATGGCGGGGACGTGCAATCCAAAGATGAGAGTGGGCAGCAGCAACACGCCGCCACCCAATCCGGTTAGCCCGATCAGCGTTCCAACCACGAAGCCAATCAGAATCTTTGCCAGCACAAGTTCCATGAGGCAGTTCTCAGTGCTCAGTTCTCGATACCGGTCCCAGTTCTCAGGTCGCGATGGGTTGCTACTGAGAACCGAGAACCGGGAACTTATCCTTAGCTGTTGCCGTTGACGCCGATGAAGCCTTCGCGTTCCAGATGCAGAATGATGGTTTGCGCGGCTTCTTCAGGGCTCAATTTCCCTGTGTCGATGATCACTTCAGCGTTCGTGGGCGTTTCGTACGGATCTGAGATGCCCGTGAACTCTTTCACGATGCCGGCGCGAGCCTTGGCGTACAAACCTTTTCGATCGCGCTGTTCGCAAATGTCAATCGAAGTGGCCACGTGCACCAGGATGAACCCGCCGAACGGCTCGATCATCTGCCGGACCGCCTTACGAGTTGCCTCATAAGGTGCGATCGGTGCGCAGACGGCGATGCCGCCGTTCTTCGTGATCTCGGACGCAA is from Acidobacteriota bacterium and encodes:
- a CDS encoding sulfite exporter TauE/SafE family protein, which codes for MELVLAKILIGFVVGTLIGLTGLGGGVLLLPTLIFGLHVPAIIAVGSDALFNFFTKIPASIVHLSRRTVRRKVVVAMACGSIPGSLLGVSFLQHLRVLHGDGVNDFIKSAVGLLLVCIPTLLLFQGRIEEHMAKRQPTLKSFVGMGFIGLFGGFLVGMTSVGSGSIIMMLLLLFYTYAPKVMVGTDIVHAVILTGVTSFLHARLGNVDFTLVGTLLIGSIPGGLVGSYLSTRVPVLWLRRILCAVLLTTGAKMLWA